In the genome of Raphanus sativus cultivar WK10039 chromosome 4, ASM80110v3, whole genome shotgun sequence, one region contains:
- the LOC108853052 gene encoding uncharacterized protein LOC108853052, with protein sequence MEELGLPEQLYQTGYEPTGRKRINNYFNLRWIEVIKESLTVAQQEMLAESQFRQIMQMGSHTFSVMFAHQLLARQLVTRKKYELWWRFAGKPIRYGIGDFALVTGLNCGIPPSTGDGCQAAVRGKKKGKSKGKQVVPEGGVWMSLFGKEDKITPEWIVQRLAQKDKCKDEETKLRLSLLLLVEGILCPTSGCTQIRPEVVEMLADLQKFLDYPWGRESFVLTVSSAKPRSASQYAQDTVAIQGFAHAIVLVTICCCPQIIVDSRVAEDLLDDSLPVEDIVDGVCARSVRINVVTVQTMETIGMANVRSLLCEGSDIPPFPDEVDDFEVGNLLALIREDFPFELNTWRGGVKATDARQSRGVGGPSGIEGEDGVADERNDPTQNLNNPQRDGRDVDRIARAAADAVVAQAMPMFEGYAVNIKSHVLREISMFKETIGGEMKLVNRELVEFRKLLIPQSAGGTTMYQETRRASPRSRDGDGETSNPPNVSDDLREDATAGCGNQGIVNDDGTPTETEAGQQGNGGDGASGKEKATDVLSDCLHPDDAVNMVLDSLRVEEDVEADGISREEVSPVRSAETEVAPSADISTDPLPEEVTLTKVAPSPDIPTEAVQQDVTPIEPVTDVCDQEANPTEVDIASLNKQHRESACVDATGETHQTPTAACLGSSSSQLDQGNIGADVVGEQPQQPEVTNHEKRVSKRPRIATVRYTPAEDAAKKVKGNQKKKKKAAPRGKGRKTKEENVVETGNVPVADNNPPPFLTTAGPIGPLIGGFSPVPGQNGFRLAAFTTHILLQRDYTLGNGLVVPNTVFRDFFQSSSPQTVQAADMVVSFIRKRVRDAGVTTYDFLPASFLISLRLEYGQFSLVNDIGKFSFSSCFGKDGMPAMRWESSVNVLYCPFQLDGRHWVGVVIDIEQWSVTILDCNSVVVPVERMEENLQPLIQLFPYLLPLYGCAPKMEGGIVAPLSVMRVEPPMLAEPTGLSCVASLLLLELHATGSMHQAASLNVDVLSVAAKSYAVAALEAFYPNVIP encoded by the exons ATGGAAGAGCTAGGGTTGCCAGAGCAGTTGTATCAGACAGGGTACGAGCCAACTGGGCGTAAACGGATTAATAATTACTTCAATTTGAGGTGGATTGAGGTTATCAAAGAATCACTAACCGTTGCGCAGCAGGAGATGTTAGCAGAATCCCAATTCCGGCAAATAATGCAGATGGGGTCCCATACATTTTCAGTTATGTTTGCCCACCAGTTGTTGGCGCGCCAGTTGGTTACCCGGAAGAAGTACGAACTATGGTGGCGTTTTGCGGGGAAACCAATAAGGTATGGTATTGGAGACTTTGCTTTAGTAACGGGTCTTAACTGCGGGATCCCTCCATCAACTGGTGATGGTTGTCAGGCTGCAGTAAGAGggaaaaaaaagggaaaatcaAAGGGCAAGCAAGTCGTTCCCGAGGGAGGGGTGTGGATGTCGTTGTTTGGGAAGGAGGATAAGATTACTCCGGAGTGGATTGTCCAGCGGTTGGCACAGAAAGACAAATGCAAAGATGAAGAAACGAAACTACGTTTGTCACTTCTGTTGCTAGTGGAAGGGATTTTGTGTCCAACCAGTGGGTGTACGCAGATAAGACCTGAAGTTGTGGAGATGCTTGCGGATTTACAGAAGTTCCTCGACTATCCATGGGGCCGGGAGTCGTTTGTTTTAACGGTCTCAAGTGCGAAGCCAAGATCGGCTTCACAATATGCGCAAGACACAGTGGCAATTCAAGGATTTGCACATGCTATTGTCCTTGTTACCATATGTTGTTGTCCCCAGATTATAGTTGATTCAAGGGTAGCTGAAGATTTGTTGGACGACTCCCTACCAGTCGAGGACATAGTTGATGGTGTGTGTGCGCGGAGTGTCAGGATAAATGTTGTGACGGTCCAAACTATGGAGACTATTGGCATG GCTAATGTGAGGTCACTCCTATGCGAAGGTTCTGACATTCCCCCATTTCCTGATGAAGTCGACGATTTCGAAGTGGGGAACCTTCTTGCATTGATTCGGGAGGACTTCCCTTTCGAGCTTAATACATGGCGGGGTGGTGTAAAGGCTACAGATGCGCGTCAGAGTAGAGGAGTTGGTGGCCCATCAGGCATCGAGGGCGAGGATGGAGTTGCGGATGAACGGAACGATCCAACCCAAAACTTAAACAACCCCCAGAGAGACGGTCGTGATGTCGATCGTATAGCACGTGCTGCAGCGGATGCGGTTGTGGCACAAGCGATGCCAATGTTTGAGGGTTACGCGGTTAATATCAAAAGTCACGTGCTGCGAGAAATATCGATGTTTAAGGAAACCATCGGCGGGGAAATGAAACTTGTCAACCGTGAGCTAGTTGAATTTCGTAAGCTTCTGATTCCACAATCAGCGGGAGGAACAACAATGTATCAGGAAACTCGTAGAGCATCACCTAGAAGCA GGGACGGCGATGGTGAAACGAGTAACCCGCCTAATGTCAGTGACGATTTGCGAGAGGATGCGACTGCAGGATGTGGAAACCAAGGCATTGTCAACGATGATGGAACACCCACAGAAACAGAAGCTGGCCAACAAG GTAACGGTGGCGATGGCGCGTCGGGTAAGGAGAAGGCAACTGATGTACTTTCCGATTGTCTGCATCCGGATGATGCAGTCAACATGGTTTTGGATTCCTTAAGAGTTGAAGAGGACGTTGAAGCAGATGGCATTTCACGTGAAGAG GTCTCCCCAGTTAGAAGTGCGGAAACGGAAGTTGCCCCCTCCGCAGACATTTCAACAGATCCGTTGCCAGAA GAGGTTACCCTTACTAAAGTGGCCCCATCCCCAGACATTCCAACAGAAGCGGTGCAGCAA GATGTTACCCCTATTGAACCTGTTACGGACGTATGTGACCAGGAAGCTAATCCCACGGAGGTCGATATTGCTTCTCTTAAT AAACAACATCGTGAGTCAGCTTGTGTGGATGCGACAGGAGAAACACATCAGACGCCAACGGCCGCTTGTTTGGGATCCTCATCTTCGCAACTTGATCAG GGGAACATTGGTGCAGACGTAGTGGGTGAACAACCTCAGCAACCAGAGGTAACCAACCATGAGAAGCGTGTTAGTAAACGCCCAAGAATTGCTACAGTCAGATATACTCCGGCAGAGGACGCGGCAAAGAAAGTAAAGGggaaccaaaaaaagaagaaaaaggcgGCCCCCCGTGGGAAAGGGCGTAAAACGAAGGAGGAAAACGTTGTTGAAACGGGGAATGTTCCAGTTGCAGATAACAACCCACCTCCGTTTCTAACTACCGCAGGCCCTATTGGACCTCTTATTGGTGGCTTTTCCCCTGTTCCCGGACAAAATGGATTCCGACTAGCAGCGTTTACAACCCACATTCTTTTGCAAAG GGATTACACATTGGGGAACGGTCTTGTTGTTCCCAATACTGTCTTTCGAGATTTCTTTCAATCTTCGAGTCCGCAGACAGTTCAG GCAGCTGACATGGTAGTTAGTTTTATTCGGAAAAGGGTTCGTGATGCGGGAGTAACCACCTATGATTTTCTGCCTGCCTCTTTCCTGATTTCGCTTCGTCTTGAGTATGGTCAGTTCAGTCTTGTGAACGATATTGGAAAGTTCAGCTTCTCGAGTTGTTTCGGCAAAGACGGCATGCCTGCAATGCGGTGGGAAAGTAGTGTTAACGTTCTATACTGTCCTTTTCAGTTGGACGGCCGCCATTGGGTTGGGGTCGTTATCGATATAGAACAGTGGTCGGTCACCATTTTAGACTGCAATAGTGTGGTTGTCCCAGTTGAGAGAATGGAAGAAAATCTCCAACCCCTTATCCAGCTCTTCCCCTATCTGTTACCGCTATATGGTTGTGCCCCTAAGATGGAAGGGGGAATTGTTGCACCGCTTTCTGTTATGCGCGTAGAACCCCCGATGTTGGCAGAACCCACAG GTTTATCATGTGTTGCTAGTCTTCTACTTCTCGAACTACATGCAACAGGTTCCATGCATCAGGCTGCCAGTTTGAATGTTGATGTACTCTCGGTGGCGGCGAAGTCTTACGCAGTTGCTGCATTGGAAGCATTTTACCCCAACGTCATTCCGTGA